Within Methanobacterium spitsbergense, the genomic segment ACCAGTCGTAACAAGCACAAGTCCAATGAACAACGAAGTTAATGTGGCTGTAAATAAGGTGATACAAATCAACTTCAGCAAAGCCATCCAACTCGGAACTAACTCATGGATAGAACTCAAAAATCAATACGGACAAATAAAACCATACACAACCAGTATAAACGGTAACACACTGAATATAACAGCCAACGCAGCATTTGCAAGAGGAACAACCTACACAGTCATACTACATTCAAACAGCGTTACAAGCACAGGCGGAGCAGGACTAACAACACCATACACAACAAAATTCACAACAACCACAACATAAAATAAATTAAGCGAAAATTAGAGGATTAAAAAAATCCTCACATATTTTTTCTATTTTTTTTAAATGTAAATAATCGGATATTTAGGATTAAGTTCTAAAAATACAGCTTGTTTTCTGATGGTATTCTCTAAGTATGAAGGGATAGCCCAAAAAATCTAAACTATTGACTTTGAAATAGTATTTTGCCGGCATACTGTACAAGGAATTATTAGTATAATATCCATTTCAGTAAGAGAACAGTCAATTCATAATATAATATCTCTATTCATAAATCTGAATTGTATAAATATGTTTTAAGAATTCTACTCTTACACTCCTAAAGTTTATTTATTTTGTAGACATAAACCTAAACTATTCATAAAAATATTAAACAAAAAAGTGTAAGAATATTATCTTTAGAGAGTTTACTCCAATGGAGAGAATCTTCTTTTACATACAATATTTTCATTGATTTAGAGGTAGATAATTTAAGTTTGAGATAAATAAAGAGTTTTTTTATTAATTTTAGAGTGTTTATCTGATGATTACTAGACTAAAACATATTAATATATGTCTTTACAATAAATGGGATATGTTTACTCATAGATGCATTTATTTAATTAGGGTTTTGAATCTATCCCAATTCCATTATCTTTTATAGAGAAAAGATATTGTGCTTCTTCTTTTTCAACAGATATGTATATCTTTGAAGTTTCTTCGATATTTAATAGCATTTCCAATTAGATTCTGAAATAACTGAATCATGGACTTGTCATTCCCCATAGATAATAGGAAAAGGATCCTGAGTGATAACAGCATTATTTTCATCTATTGCAACCTTTAAATTAGTTAATGTTTCTTCTAATACTTCCTCAAGTTTAACAGAGCTAAATTCTCTACTTTTACGAGTTACTTAGGAATAAATAAGTAACTCATTTATCATATCATCAAGGGCCGTTTAACCCTATCAACAGCAAACCCATAAATTCCTCAAAAAGAACTACGTGAACCACCTTTTTCTATGAGTGATGATCAACAAATAACCTAAAGAACATGTTAAATGGAATTTTCAGCTGAGACAAGATGGAATTATGTTCAATAGTTTGTTGAATAAACGATGCGAGTAAAATTAGTGGTATAAACGATTTTTAATAATGATCCAGAAGAAGAGAAAAAGGATCTATCAGGGTTTTTTGGTATTATTTGATTGTATAAATTAGAATAACTGAAAGAGCAGTGGTGCATAGAAGGGTATTATTAAAAAGAGGAATGTATTAGATAGTCCGTGTGAGAGAGTGATTCCAATTATACTTCTTGTTTTTTGGAAGGCATAACCATAGAACAGTGCTACAGCGAACACAAATATAAGATCATAAAAAGAATCCCATCCGATGTGGAGAGCTGTAAATAATAAAGCAGTATATAAAAGCCCTAATAATGTACCAAAAACATT encodes:
- a CDS encoding ATP-binding protein encodes the protein MEMLLNIEETSKIYISVEKEEAQYLFSIKDNGIGIDSKP